In Granulicella mallensis MP5ACTX8, the sequence TGGAGAAGGCTAAGTGCAGTCCCCAACCGAATCAAGGAGAAATCATGCTTAAAGGAATTGACCCACTTCTATCCCCGGAGCTCCTCAAGGTGCTTAGTTCAATGGGGCACCGTCACGAGATTGCCATTGTGGACGCAAACTACGCCTGCGATCCGGGCAAGGTGAATGTTATCCGGCTGGACGGCGTCCCTGCGCCCGCAGCGTTGCGGGCGGTCCTTTCCGTACTGCCGCTTGAACGAAATGACCCTGAAGGTTGCTGGCGAATGATTGCCAAGTCCGACCCCGCCAACGAACAACCCATCTTT encodes:
- a CDS encoding RbsD/FucU family protein: MLKGIDPLLSPELLKVLSSMGHRHEIAIVDANYACDPGKVNVIRLDGVPAPAALRAVLSVLPLERNDPEGCWRMIAKSDPANEQPIFLEFQQAIAEFEDVEMKLGTLSTADFKDRARGAYAVLVTGERRPYGNILLRKGTVKLTK